A segment of the Sulfitobacter sp. D7 genome:
GAACATCCGGCCGCCGATCTTAACGCAGCCAAGGTGCCCGTCCTCGGTTTGTTCATCGAAGATCTCCACGATGGTGCCGAGATCGCCATTTCTAACGCCAATGTCGTAGTCGTTCTTTGTTATGAGGATTGGATCGTTCAGGTAGAACTTGCTGCCTGTGAAACTTACGTAGTCATAGACGCCGTCCTCATGGACTAGACGAACTACAGGACGGTTGAAGCCCAGCCGGCGTTGCATGCCCATGTTCAGGTTTCCGACACCAGCTTCGCCAGCTTGCATCGAGGTTAGAATTGCGCACCGTTCAGCCCCCCCGTGAACCTGGAACAACTGACCAATTTCATCTGGGTCGACGCGTCGTAGGACAGCGCAATCAATTTCCACTCCCTCCTGATAGTCAGGCAAAGCTATGCACCCGTGTTGATGCCTCACCGCCGTTGCAAACCGATGAATTCCGCTCTCGGCTCCTTGGCGTTTCACCTCAGTTAGTTCGACGGCCGGGAAGGTCGATTTCATAATGTTATGAAACAACAGGCCGCCCCCGACGGGCGGCAATTGGTCCACGTCACCTACGAAGATAAAACGCGTGGCAGCAGGTAGGTGTAGCAGAAGGGCGTGCATGGAATATAGATCAACCATACTGGCTTCATCGATCACAACGATGCAATGGTCGGGACGCTGGTCCTGCTTCTTCCTTGCCATGTCCGCACAGAACTTAGCAATTGTCGAAGCAGGTCTACCAGTGGCTTCAACCATCCTTTGTGCAGCCCGCCCTGACAACGCGACCTGGAAGATATCAACACCAAAGGAGACCCTCTCCAACACCGTCACGATAGCCTGAAGGATTGTCGTCTTGCCCGTCCCTGCTCCGCCCGATAGCGCGAACACGTTCATACTTGACGCAAGCAACACCGCACGCCTTTGCTCATCCGTGAGCCTGAATTGAATGGTCTGCTCAAATTCGCGCAATCGCTCCGTAACCGCCTCAACGGTTAGATTGCACTCCCAATCCGCCGCGCTGCTGCCCGCGCCCGGCGGTCGAAGGATTGCATCACGCAGCCTCTGCCCCGTAAGGGCCTCAAGCAGAAATTCCCCTTCAAGTTGAAAGCCGTCCTCGCCACGGATATAGCCGATGAGTTCCTGTTCCATCGCGTGCCGCAGGACGACATTGAAGTCGACACCCATCTCTCTGCATTTCTTCTCGAACGCAGGCCGTAGCATCAAAGTCGATGACGTAGCGCGACAATATTGCGAAATGAGATCAGCTGCCAACGCAGCTTGGTATTTCGGGTGATCCGAGGCAAAGCCCAACCCCTTTGCAATCTTGCAGCACAGCTCGAATGGGACGTCGAAGTTCAGCAGCCGAAACGGGTTCTCCTTCAACATCGCGATGGTTTTCTCACGCCAAACCGCCGAAAGCGTTTCAGCCAGCTTTACCGGCAGATGGTGATCAGCAAGCCAGTTGATAGCTGCCATGTAGGCATCGCTTGGGAATTCCAGTAGCAGTGGGCCGATGGACCGACTCGGAACCCCAGCCTCCAAAAGCGAGCTAATGTCCCGTTCCTCGATGATCTCGATCAAGCGAGGATTGCGGGCCAGGCGACCAGCCTTGACCTCCCCAATGCCCTTCACGTTTCTCTGGAGCCACGTTTCCAGCAAGCGAGTGTTTGGCTTTACGAACCGAGCTGTATGGGCTTCGAGATGATCCTCGATGATTGTGTATCCGCCGGCCGTGAACGTTGTCTGTGCCGTCGGCCCGTCGACTTCCCACAAGGAACCAACCTTGGCAGCATCCTTGCAGGCTTCTGGCAGCGAAACAGAGAGGCTATTCGCCACGTGTATGACGCTGCCATCAGCTGCGATGCGCATGGCGGTGACAGAGCCATTTCGACGCCTCTTCGATACCTGGATGAGCATGGGTCAGCGGAAGTCTTTCGTCGTCTCCAAGAAGGCATCTCTCGCCGACTTGAAATGCTTCACCTCTTCGAGTTCACGGCGCAATTGTCGGTTCTCCTCTTGCAAGCTTGCGATCCGCTGCAACAGCTTCGAATTCGACGTCGCTGTGCGCTTCATTCGATCATTGGCTCTTTCCCTCGCGGCGCTTTCCTCAGCGATGGATTTGGATAGGGCTGGATGTTGCGAACCCCATCGAACGTCGAGTTCTTCGACGAGTTGTTTGATGGCGGGGTTCTGTCCAAATGAACGTCTGTTGAAGCCAAGCTCAGTGGCAACCTCCTTGCGGTTTAGCTTACCCCGACGAATATAGTCCGCATGATCACCCCGCGCTTCCCGCTCAGAGACCCATGCAACGAAGCGAGCAAAGTTCTCGCTCCCTAATTGCCGACCGCTAGACATTATTCCGCCACCTTCATCTGGAACTTGGTCCTCAACTGATCTTTAAGCCTGCTGATCTCTTCGTATGCTTCAACAAGCTTCCCTTGTAGTCGCTCTACATCCTCATCCAACTTGGCGTTATTTTCGAGAAGACGATTGTTCTGTTGGAATAGCGAAACATAGGAATGGTTCTGGGACGCTAGGCGATCGGCCATGTTTTGCTCGAACGCCGCTTTGGCATATTCCGAAAGCTTTATCTGCTCGAGCTTACGATACTTTTCAAGCAGGGCCGAGTAGGCGGCCTTTCTCTCAGTTGCTGAGGGCCTAGCGTTGCTCAAACTCCGGGCCTTGATCGCGGCCTCCAAGCGCGTGTTCAGCGACCCTATGAACTCTACAGTGCGCAGAACATCTCGCCGATCCTTATTTCTGAGGTGTCCCTCGTTGAGCCCCGCTGCTTTGTTGAGAGTTGCGGCGACCAATTTCCACTCCTTGATTTTGACTGTGCGTCCGGGCTTCAATCCCCGGGTGAATGCCAGCTTCTTCTCGAACGCTACGAGTGCGACATCCACAATGCTTTTGTAGCTTTGCGCAACATCAGCATCATAATACCAGAGAGGCGGGCGAGCTTTGTCAGGCAGCTGAGGAGAGAAATCGAGATCAAAATCTTCCATTTCAAGGTCAGACATCCACCTTCTCCATTTTTCTCACCAGAGCCTCCAGAGCCCTAAGAGTCTTTTGAGCGCCATCAACGAACAGTGGGCCGATCAGATCATTGCCTTGCCATTCCTGAGCCTCCGCTCGGTAGGTCGCAAGACGTCGTTTTAATGTCAGGAAGTGAGGATCATCCTTGTTGTCAGTTTGTTTTATTATGCAACTATTTACACACCCTACGCAGCTATCTACATCAGCCGTTTGGGTTCTTGGAATACCCGCTTCGTCACGGCAATTCGCGAGTTGTTTTGTGTTCTCAGTCAAAACACATAAACCATATTCATGAGGGGTGACAATCGGCTCGCCAACATGCTCTTCTATAATCTGCCTAATGGTTGCATCACGCGCACTCTTATCGTGCATCTCGACTAAACCAATATTGTCCGCTTGCCTCGTGAGGAATTCACCCAGCTGCCCATGGAGGGTGGCAGCACCATCTACGTATCGACTGACGAGTTCAAAAATCTGGCGCCTACCAAGGTGCTGATACTCCGACAGCTCGACCTTATTATGCGTGTAGACTCCAGTCATTTTCGACCCGAAATGGTGCCGGTAATGATCGCGGATAAGTGGCATAATATTTCCATCGAAACGGCGCATGGCAAACTCGGCCCAAGCATGGCGGAATCCATGAGCTGTTACGTGCGGGCAGTAGTTACGGACATCATCACCCTGTCCCTCAAGAAAAATCTCGTAGAAGGAATTAACCTGCATCGTAACGTTAATAGCGTTTTTATTCAGAGAGTATACCGGCTGGTTCTGCGAGTTGAAACTATACCTAAAGTAGGAGAAAAGCTCTTTCCTCCTCTCGCAGGTCAAGCCGACGCCACCTAGACCATCCAGGACATCGATAAAATCGGCGACAGCAGCCGAAACATGCCGATCCGTAACGACCCCATGGTTGGTTTTTTCGATGTTCGACGCGAAGATATAGTCCGCCCCCTTTTTCTCGAACGCGTCGCGTGCCATTCCGCTCGCTTCACTATGTCGGATACCAGTCAAAATAAGAATCGCCAAATAACATGCTGTAAGAAGATGGTCCCCCTTTCGGGTAATTGAACTCTTAATTGAATGTGTGCCAATCGAGAATGGGATTGATGGAAGGGGAAGCTGATCTCTCGACTTCACGTTCGGGTAACACTTGCAAAGCTCCTCGAAGAACACTTGATCTACAGACCAAGCCTTTAATCGGCTGCCATAGCATGTGCTCCGTTCACCAAAATTTGAGAAAAATTGGCCAGCGGTCTTCCAACTAGGAAGCCTTCCCTCTTCGCGAAGCCTTCGTTCCGTTTGAAACCACGCGAGGACGTATTTGGTCTCATCCGATTTTATCAGCTGGAAACAATAACCTAGGACAGCCAAAGCAATTTCGAAAGGAACGATCGAAAAACTTCCGCCAGCCCGCCAATCTGCGTAGCTTTCGCCGGCATCTCTCACCCATACTGAGCAAAGGTCTTCCCAACGCCCACTTAGATTAGACGCCGGTAAGTACTGCTCAGGCACCAAACGGTGCTCCGCGTACCGCAAATCATACATCCACGCAAGTAGACGAATTCTACTGAACACCGTGGGCCCCCGAGCAATCGAACCATCGATATTGTGTATCACGAGCTCTATAAGTTCACTCTCACAGAGATCAGCTAGCAGTCGCCCCTGAAACTTACTGTTCATGAAATGAAATACTGAGGCAATGTTACCATAGGTAGAACTCATGCTTCTGGGACTCTGCACAGTCGCAAAGCCATCATCCACCCCTTCACAACGCAAGAACACAATATTCTTTGCGACCAGCTGCTGCCAGCTTCGAAGCTCCCCGAAACGACTCCTAAAGTCAATTTTCACTACCTCGCCCGAATCGACGTGATGAATAAACCAAATATCGTCGAAATACTTACCTGGGTTCTTGGCGTAACAAGAAGAGTCAATGAGAGGAGCACCGTCAGACGAACTAGCAGCATCTATCATTCCACGATCCATGAGTTCCCCCCTTCCGATATCGGTGCATGTGGTATCCTGCGTTCCAAATGCCCATATTTTTCAGATGCATCTTTCAGACTGACAGCACTGAAGCGCTTCAGGAGCAACTCAAGAAAGTTAAGCTTTGCCCACGCATTGATAGCCTTGTCGAGGTCTTGGGTGGCAAAAAGACCCTCTAACTCTCCCTCGATATGGCGCACCTCTTCCATCATCATGCGAGCCGTGAGACCGGAATCGAAGAGATAAATCATTCCATCCTTTTTAATCAAACCGCTTTTTTCGACAATAAATTTCTCTGCCTTTGCGGCCGCTAGGATTGTTTCGGGAGGAGCTTCGAGACTACTTCCCCGCAAGCCTATAAAATCCACTAAAGCAGAAACTGAAAACGGGCTTGTTCTCTCCTCCCATTCACCAATAATATCATGTGAAATACTGGCCATTTCCTCTGACACGGCGGCGGCAAACGCCCTGCCCTTCCTCAGCTTCACTTTATCTCTCGACCGCGCCCGATAGATTTCCTCACGGGTCTTCAATGTATGAAATTCATTCTGCGCTTGTCGTGAGAGTTCATCTGGATCTTCACTGTAATAGGACTTCAGCAGCGTAGTGGATTTAATGAATCCTCCTCGTTTTGCTTCTTCCGCATATACATGCGACTGAGCAATTGCCGAAGGAAGCAGCGCTTTAGCCGTACGCCTTTCGACGTCACCAAAATTAAACGCTCTGCCATTCTGACGTTTGACTTGAACGACGCTTAAGTATATCTGTTTAACTACAATTAAGTTTGCGTCTGACAAACCGTACTCGATCAGCCCTTCCGAGTGATCGGAAAAAGCCAAATGATAGAAATTCCAGGTGGAGCTAAAACGGGAAGTCTGCGGTTTATAGGGTGATATCATCGCTTCAGAAACGACATTCCCCAATGGGCGCTGATCATAGTCCCACAGATATGCTTTAAGCGCTCGACCCATCCTTGTATTCTTCTTAATACAAACGTTCTCTGCCTTACCACTCCGCCCCTTGAAGCTTCTAATCCAAATTCCTGTCGCATCTTCATCAATTTGCGCCCGTTTGAGGCGAACCGTGTTAGACAACTGAATTCTTCGTGATGCCAACAGCCAGACAAGGCACGTCTCTTCTTCCAAACTGGGGCCTAAGAAGTCGAGAAGTGAAAGCATTAATCTGGACATAATGGAGAAATTCTTCCCTCCATTTTCCCAAACAGACCATTGAGATTTCGGGTATGAACATGACGCAGTGACTTTTAAAAGCTGGTCTGCGAAACCCTTCGCTCCATTTTTGGCCAAATTCACTGCGGATGAAAAACGTTCGAAATGTATTGACTTCCGCCATTGGGACATTGCGATTGCATTGAGAAACGCATCATCCATAGCCACCAGAATCTCGATGTTAATACCCAAGATTTCGAACCACTCATTCTCCCATTTCAGAACTCTGGGTGAGTACGCTTGTGTTCTTTCAATCTTCCTGAGCCGTTCCACGCCGATCCGCGTCACCGCATCGCAGATCTTAGCATATAGCTCTGGATGCTCGTTCCGAAGTCGCTTTCGAACATCTGACCATTTTCGGATAAACGCAGATGCATAATCAGTAACAGCATCGATGTACTGCTCATTCGTATAGTTAAGACTATCGCCGAATACATCTTCGAGAGACCTGGTCGGGTATCTTTCTACCGCTCTTAGGTTTGGCCAATAGCCGCTATCGAGGGCTTTTGCCCCCTTCCCCCCGATAAGGGTTCTGATCTCGCGCTTCACTTTTAGATCATCGCTCTTATCGGCGGCTTTATTGAACAGCCTCTTGGCGTCGTCCATGCTTGCCTTGATGCTGTATTCTGATGTCAACTCAGACTTTAAACGCTTGAGTAGCGCTCTTCCAAAATAACGCCTGTCTGATTCTTCACCGCTGACCGCTACCTTCACTATATATTCAAATGCTCTTTTATAACTTGGCACACGGGAAGCTGTGATGCCCGATTCTGGGGAATTTATGACTGCAATCATCGGCCCGATATATCGGTGGCATCGTAGTTGGGCAGGGACGCCAACCTCTTGAACCACGCCGAGGCTATCTACACCAATCCGTGCCACCCCCTTCAATGTGCCTGGTACATTCTGGACGTTGCTACGGTATTCTGCAGCATAGTCGCTCTCTTCTTCAGTAAGGCCTCCACGAATTAAACGCGCTTCCGCAAATGAAGATCGATTAGTCATTCAAACTCCTCCGTCACGTAGCGGACTTGGCTGGCATCAGATGTTTGATCGACCATTTTGGCATTCTGTTCTTCAGCGTTGCCATGGAGAAGGATTTCGAAGTTGATGTATATATTCGTGGTGTCGAGACTTTCATGCCCTAACCTCTCTCTAAGCTGCTCATAGTTTTCGTTCAAAGCGCGAAGCCTATTCGCAAGGTTAGTCGCGTAGGTATGTCTCAATCCGTGGAATGTCCGTGTCCGGCTATGCCGTATCCACATATCGAGATTGGGAGTGTTCGCATTCCCATTCAATAGTATGGCGTCCTTGCAAGACTTATAAATTTTTGACGGATATGACGTGCTTAATCTTATGTCGCGCGCCGACCCAAACGCAATATCGCCCGACACATGAAAGGTATTAACATAGCGGAGGATATCCTTCGCCAAGGCAGTTGGGAAAGCAATCTTCCGTACCTTTCCGGAACCCCGCCCCTTACCAATGATTGCGTATAAAAATTCGTTTCTCTGGCTGCTTTCAGCTTTCTTCAGCTCACTCCTAATTCTTGGAATACTGAAGTTGTCGGGATCAACGATTTCAGCGCCGCGGCAACCGGTCTCGTAGGCTACGCGAAGTATGAGTTCATCTCGCCTTCTTAGCCTCGCGTTCTTTTTAACAACGTAACCAGAGAGGGTTTCGAAGTCTTTATAGGAAAGGTATTTCGCGTAAAGGCCAAACGGATCGAGTGAATTCTTTGTTCCGGCCGCCAGATTCACTTCCTCTTGCAGACTATGATTTATGTATTCCGATACCTCTATAGCCTTCTCAATGAACCCCAGATGCTCCATCGCCCTATAGAACTTTGCGATGAACCCGTGATAGTGTTCAACGGTAGTCGCTTCTAATCGCTTCTCTTGAAAGAGATGTTTGTCTAAGTATGCTTCGAGAAAGAACGCATCGACTTGGAGAGGCTCTATCCCTTTGCTTTTGGCAAAGTTCAGGAAATTTGCGACTTGGTGAGCCAGTTGATCATAGCCTCTCGGCTTCCGGTAGTATTCATTCATGAGCCAGATAGACGCAGGGAAGTAGGGTGCGAGCGTATCACCGTCTCGGATCATCTTGACGGTTCTCACCATGCCTTGGTGTTCGACTTCGCAAGTGACAACCTCAAATCCGCTCATACTGCTCCTGATGATGATCTGCAGGCTGTGGGCAGGTAGTTAATTCACCATTCAATATTACATTTTGCCGTAAAAATATACCCCGTCGTCGAAACGACCCTCAAAACGCTGGTTTGGGTATTTTTTTGCTTTGGTCTATAGAGTTAAATATGAAATCAGGTTGTAATGCGAATCCCCCGATTTGTCGTATTGCGCGGCCCGCCGCATGAGGCGTTTCGACAGCCCCGCCTGGTCGAGCGGCGCATCGCCTTTCCACGCCGTGACCTGCTCGATCAGGTTGAGCAGCGCCCGCCCGTCGCCATCGGCCATCTCTAAAAGCGCCTCGCGCGCCTCGGGCTGCAACGGCAGGGGCTTGCCCAACTCGCGCTCCGCCCGCTGCGCCAATCGCTCCAGATCGGTGAGCGGCAGGCGTTCCAGCACCAGCACCTGCGCGCGGGACAACACAGCGGCGTTCAATTCGAAACTCGGGTTCTCGGTGGTGGCACCGACCAGAAGGATCGTGCCATCCTCCATATGCGGCAAGAACCCATCTTGCTGCGCCTTGTTGAAACGGTGGATTTCGTCGACGAACAAAAGCGTCCCCTGCCCCTGCCGCCGCCGCATTTTGGCCGCGTCGAAAACCTTGCGCAGTTCCGGCACGCCCGAGAAAATCGCGCTGA
Coding sequences within it:
- a CDS encoding AAA family ATPase, producing MLIQVSKRRRNGSVTAMRIAADGSVIHVANSLSVSLPEACKDAAKVGSLWEVDGPTAQTTFTAGGYTIIEDHLEAHTARFVKPNTRLLETWLQRNVKGIGEVKAGRLARNPRLIEIIEERDISSLLEAGVPSRSIGPLLLEFPSDAYMAAINWLADHHLPVKLAETLSAVWREKTIAMLKENPFRLLNFDVPFELCCKIAKGLGFASDHPKYQAALAADLISQYCRATSSTLMLRPAFEKKCREMGVDFNVVLRHAMEQELIGYIRGEDGFQLEGEFLLEALTGQRLRDAILRPPGAGSSAADWECNLTVEAVTERLREFEQTIQFRLTDEQRRAVLLASSMNVFALSGGAGTGKTTILQAIVTVLERVSFGVDIFQVALSGRAAQRMVEATGRPASTIAKFCADMARKKQDQRPDHCIVVIDEASMVDLYSMHALLLHLPAATRFIFVGDVDQLPPVGGGLLFHNIMKSTFPAVELTEVKRQGAESGIHRFATAVRHQHGCIALPDYQEGVEIDCAVLRRVDPDEIGQLFQVHGGAERCAILTSMQAGEAGVGNLNMGMQRRLGFNRPVVRLVHEDGVYDYVSFTGSKFYLNDPILITKNDYDIGVRNGDLGTIVEIFDEQTEDGHLGCVKIGGRMFDLNADLLDKMSLGYAMTIHKAQGSQWENVILVLNRRATHMLDKTLLYTGATRAQKKLIVCSEDMGLVQQAVDRGSIALQRKTNLLQHLDADF
- a CDS encoding tyrosine-type recombinase/integrase, producing MSGFEVVTCEVEHQGMVRTVKMIRDGDTLAPYFPASIWLMNEYYRKPRGYDQLAHQVANFLNFAKSKGIEPLQVDAFFLEAYLDKHLFQEKRLEATTVEHYHGFIAKFYRAMEHLGFIEKAIEVSEYINHSLQEEVNLAAGTKNSLDPFGLYAKYLSYKDFETLSGYVVKKNARLRRRDELILRVAYETGCRGAEIVDPDNFSIPRIRSELKKAESSQRNEFLYAIIGKGRGSGKVRKIAFPTALAKDILRYVNTFHVSGDIAFGSARDIRLSTSYPSKIYKSCKDAILLNGNANTPNLDMWIRHSRTRTFHGLRHTYATNLANRLRALNENYEQLRERLGHESLDTTNIYINFEILLHGNAEEQNAKMVDQTSDASQVRYVTEEFE